Within the Marinobacter qingdaonensis genome, the region CAAGCTAGTCATCCGCTACTCGCACTCTTTTTTGTAGTGTGAAGGAGCGCATGCGGCAGGGTTTTCCAAAACACGCTGTGAATACCTCCCTGTACGCTCGGCTCCGCCATCCATGGCTCCGCACGGTTTTGGAAAACCCTGCCGCATGCCCTCCCAGGCCACCGCTTTATAGTCGGCGGCAAGTTCGAGACACAGATAATGTTGGCCGCGGTCTGCAGTGTCAATGACTTAGCTGCCAGTGTATCACTGGCGTTACAGTCGTCAGTCGGTGGTGCCGATGTCGCCCCAGAGCCATTGGCACAGGGCCATGGCCGCCACGGGCGCGGTTTCGGTGCGTAGCACGCGGGGCCCGAGGGCGACCGGCAGAAAGCCCTCCTGTTCGGCCAGGGCGATTTCATCGGCGGACAGGCCGCCTTCCGGGCCGATCATCAGAGCCACTCGGGACGGCGTGTTGAGGCTTTGCAGCGAGCGTTCCGTGCGGTGGTGCAGGACCAGTCGGGCGTCGCAGTCGCGGCTGTGTTCCAGCCACTGCGCCACCGTCATCACCGGCAGGATCTCCGGCACGCGGGCCCGGCCGCACTGCTCGGCGGCGCTGATGGCCACCGACTGCCAGTGGCGCAGGCGTTTGTCCTCGCGGTCGCCCTTGAGTTTGACGTCGCAGCGATCGGTGGTCAGAGGCACGATGCGGGTCACGCCCATTTCCACCGCTTTCTGCACCGCGTAGTCCATGCGATCGCCCTTGGACAGGGTCTGGCCGAGCACGATTTCCAGCGGTGATTCGGTGGGATTGGGTTCGGGCGTGCCGACGTCCACCTGCACGTGTTTTTTGCCGGCCGCGGTGATGGTGGCCGGGTAGTCCTGGCCGTCGCCGTTGAACAGGCGCAGCTCCTGGCCTGGCTGCATGCGCAGCACCCGTCCCACGTGCTGGGCGGCGTTGTCGTCCAGCTCGGCGGTCACGCCCGCGCTCAGGGGTGAGTCGGTGTAGATTCGGGGGATGCGCATGCGGGGGTTCCTGGTCAGTCCCTTGTGGCGATATCGATGCCTTCGGTCGCCACCTGGGCCAGATGACGAATCTGGTCTTCGTTGATGACGTACGGCGGCATGAAGTAAACCACATTACCCAGGGGGCGAAGCAAGGCTTCCCGGGTCAGCGAATGCTGATACACCCGGATGCCGCGGCGTTCCTGCCAGGGGAAGGCGGTCTTGCTGGCCTTGTCCTTGACCATTTCCACCGCCAGGGTCATGCCGTGCTGGCGGATGTCGCCCACGTGCGGATGGTCGGCCAGGTGCGCCACAGACTCCGCCATGCAGGCGGACAGCCGGCGGTTGTTCTCGATCACGTTGTCGTCCCGGAAGATGTCCAGGGTGGCCAGGGCCACGGCGCAGCCGATCGGGTTGCCGGTGTAGCTGTGGGAGTGCAGGAACGCCTTCAGGGTCTCGTAGTCGTCGTAGAAGGCGTTGTAGACGTTGTCGGTGGTCAGCACCACCGACAGCGGCAGGTAACCGGCGGTCAGGCCCTTGGACAGGCACATGAAGTCCGGGGTGATGCCTGACTGCTCGCAGGCGAACAGGGTGCCGGTGCGGCCGAAGCCGACGGCGATTTCATCGGCAATCAGGTGCACGCCATAGCGGTCGCAGGCTTCCCGCAGTTTGGTGTGGTAGATCGGGTGGTGCATGCGCATGCCGCCGGCGCACTGGATCAGCGGCTCCACCACCACGGCGCAGATTTCCTCGTGTTTCTCGGCCAGCAGCTTCTCCATGGCCTCGAACTGACGCAGGGCGTAGGCTTCGTCGGTTTCCCCGGCTTCCTTGTTGAAGGCGTCCGGGGAGGGCGCGGTCAGTACTTCCATCAGCAGCGGCTGGTAGGTGTCCTTGTACAGGGCGACGTCGCCCAGGGCCAGCGCCCCCAGGGTCTCGCCGTGGTAGCTGTTGCTGAGATTGACGAAGTTCTTCTTGCCGGGCCGACCGTGGTTCTTCCAGTAGTGGAAGCTCATCTTCAGCGCCGCCTCGACCGCCGAGGAGCCGTTGTCGGCGTAGAAGCACTTGTTCAGGCCATCGGGGGTCACCTCGATCAGGCGCTCGGACAGGTTCACCACCGGCTCGTGGGTAAAGCCGGCCAGGATCACGTGTTCCAGCTGGCTGACCTGGTCCGCGATGGCGGCGTTGATGCGCGGGTTGGCGTGGCCGAACAGATTGACCCACCAGGAGCTGACCGCGTCGATGTAGCGGTTGTTCTCGAAGTCCTCCAGCCACACGCCCTGGCCCCGTTTGATCGGCACCAGGGGCAGGGTTTCGTGGTCTTTCATCTGGGTGCAGGGGTGCCACACGGATTTGAGGCCGCGGGCGACGAGGTCGGCATTGCGCATGGTGAAACTCCGTTCGGACTGTCTGGTTCGCATGGGTCGGCTGTTAACCTGAGCGGATATTACAGTTAACAGCGCCGCCTGACCACCTTGCCAAAGGCGTATGACCAGCCGGCCAATGCGTGGACCGTCCACGGGCCAGACAATGGTTCCAACGTCTGAAGGAGACCACTATGGAACTGGAATTGCGACACCCCTACGAAGCCGGGCTGACCGACGTGCTGTCCACGTTTTTCAACCGGGATCGCATCCTGGAAAAGAACGCCATGCTGGGCGCGCGCAACGTGCGCGTGGCGGAGCTGGTCCGGGACGAGGCCTCAGCCAAACTGGTGATTGAACGGGAAGTCACCAGCTCATCGGAAGTGCCGGCCATGCTGGCCAGCTTTCATCGGGAGTGGAATGAAGTGCGTCAGGAAGAGCACTGGTTCCGCAAGAGCGACGACGAGTGGCACTGCGAGTTTCGCGTGCGGATCGAGGGCGTACCGGCCAAGATCCAGGGCATGATGAAGCTGCAGGGCGACGACCGGGCCTGCACCAACCTGGTCAGCCTGAACGTGCGCTGCGATTTGCCGCTGCTGGGCAAGAAAGTGGCCAAGTTCCTGGCCAAGGATTCCCGGCTGAAGATCGAGGACGAGTACGCGGCCACCCGGCGCCTGCTCTAACCCGCCCCAAAAAAAAGCCCCACCGAAGGGTGGGGCCTTGGCCGGAGGGCGCGAGCGTCAGTGCGCCAGCACCCGTGACAGGAACGCTTGGGTGCGTTCGTTCTGCGGGTTGTCGAACACGTCGTCCGGCTTGCCCTGTTCCACGATCTGGCCCTCGTGGATGTAGATCACCCGGTCCGCCACTTCCCGGGCGAAGCCCATCTCGTGGGTGACCACCATCATGGTCATGCCTTCTTTCGCCAGCTCGCGCATGACGTCCAGCACTTCCCCGATCATTTCCGGGTCCAGGGCCGAGGTCGGCTCGTCGAACAGCATCAGCCGCGGTTCCATGGCCAGGGCGCGGGCGATGGCCACCCGCTGCTGCTGGCCGCCGGACAGCTGGCTCGGGTACTTGTCGGCCTGGTTGCCGATGCCAACCCGGTTCAGCAGTCGCTCGGCGGTGGCGTTGGCCACGGTGTCCGAGGTGCTCTTGACCTTCTTCGGCGCCAGCATGATGTTCTTGCGCACGGTCAGGTGCGGGAACAGGTTGAACTGCTGGAACACCATGCCCACTTCCTTGCGGATCTCGGCCAGGGACCTGGGGTTACCGCTCTTCGGCGCCAACGGGTGACCGTCCACCTTGAGGTGCCCAGATTCGAACTCTTCCAGACCGTTGACGCAGCGGATCAGGGTGGACTTGCCGGAGCCACTGGCGCCGATGATCACCACCACTTCGCCCTTGGCGACGGTCAGGTCGATGTCTTTCAGGACATGCAGGTTGCCGAAGTACTTGTTCATGCCCTTCATTTCTACGATATCAGTCATGATCAGCTTTCCTTCAGACAGAGGCCAGTCCACGCCGCTCGATGAAGCGGAGGATCAGGGACAGCGACAGGGTGATGGCGAGATACAGGATCGCGACCACGAAATACACCTCGAACGCCGTGAAGGTATTGGCAATGTAGATCTGCCCCTGGCGGACAAGTTCGCCGACACCGATGACCGAGAACAGCGAGGTGTCCTTGATGCTGACGATGGCCTGGTTGCCCAGGGGCGGAATCATGCGGCGGAAGGCCTGGGGCCAGATGATGGACCAGAAGGTCTGGGTCCGGGACAGGCCGAGGGACAGGCCGGCTTCGGTCTGGCCCTTGTCGATGGACTGGACGCCACCGCGTACCACCTCTGAAATGTAGGCGCCGGAGTTGAGGGCGATGGCGGCAATGCCTGCGGTCAGTGGCTCAATGGGGCCGCCGATCAGGTCCGGCAGACCGTAGAAGATGAACAGCACCTGCACCAGGATGGGCGTGCCGCGGAAGATCTCGATGTAGGCGGTCGCCGGCCAGCGCAGGTACCACTTCTTGTTGATGCTCAACAGGCCAAACACGATGCCGAGGGCGAAGCCGATCAACAGGCCGCCGAAGGAAATCAGCAGGGTGTAGGGAATGCCCTTGAGCAGGAAAGGGATGGAGTCGATGGCCGCTTGCCAGTCGAACTGAAACTGAAATTCCACAGTGAGAATCTCCGAAGGGGGTTGCAGTCAGGGATGGCCGGGGCGGTGTCGCCCCGGCGCAGGGAATCAGACCCGATGGGCCTGGCTGCCCTTACATGCCGTCAGGCATCGGGCCGAACCACTTCTCGTAAATGGTCTTGTAGGTGCCATCTTCCTTCATGGAGGCGAGGGCGGCGTTCACTTCGTCGACCCACTCACTGCCTGCCTTGAGGGCGATGCCGTACTGCTGACCTTCGTATAGCGGGCCCACGGTCATGACCTTGCCGTCGCCCTTGGTGCGGGCGAAGTAGCCGACGTTGGGGGCGTCGTAGAAGACCGCGTCGATGGCGCGGGACATCAGGGCCATGTACATGTCGGAGCTGCCCGGGTACGGGGTAACGCCGTCGTCCTGCTCCAGGTTGCCCACCAGGTAGTCGTAGCTGGTGGAGCCGATCTTGGTGCCGATCTTCTTGCCTTCCAGATCGCTGAATTCCTTGACGTCCTCGTTGCCCTGGCGCACCAGGATACGCAGACCGGAGTCGTAGTACGGGTCAGAGAAATCGACGATTTCTTCCCGCTCTTCGGTGATGGTGATGCCGGCGATGGCGATGTCGACGTTGCCGGTCTGCAGGGCCGGGATAATGCCGTTGAAATCCATGGTGTTGAGGTCGTACTCAAAACCCGCCCGCTCGGCAACTTCGGCGATGATTTCCATGTCGAAACCGATCATCTCGCCGGTTTCCTGGTCCATCATTTCAAACGGAACAAAGCTCGGGTCGGTGACCACGCGCAGGGTCTCTGCGCTGACGGTACCTGCGGCAACGGTGAGGGCCAGACTGGCGCCAATCGTTTTCAGCCATTTCGTGCTCATGCTTTCTCCTTTTGCTTTTTTTGTGCTCCGTCCACCCGGTAAGGCAGGCCGAAAATCGCTGCTGGTGACCGCAATTTCCGGGGAGCGTTAATGGAACTGCATCTCGTACACTTTAGACTAATGCCAAAGGAATTTCAGAAAATCAAACGGTTGGCGACGTTGGGCGGGCGAAAAAGAGGGCCTTGAGGGGACAGGGAGCACGGTCAGGGCGGACGCCCTGACCGTGGCGCGGCGATCAGAAGGAGATTTTTTCCCGCTCGCTGATGCCGAGGTTTTTCCAGATGTTCAGGCTGGGTTGGGCCTGGTTCAGGGTGTAGAAGTGCAACCCGGGCGCGCCCGCCTTGAGCAGCTTTTCACACATCTCCGTGACCACTTCCTCGCCGAACTTGCGGATGCTGTTGGTGTCGTCACCGTAAGCTTCCAGCTGCTTGCGGATCCAGCGTGGGATTTCCGCGCCGCACATGTCGGAGAACCGGACCAGGCTGGAGAAATTGACGATGGGCATGATGCCCGGCACCACCGGAATGGTGACGTCCATTTTTTCCAGCCGGTCGATGAAGTAGAAGTAGCTGTCCGCGTTGAAGAAGTACTGCGTGATGGCGCTGTTGGCGCCGGCCTTCACCTTGCGGGCAAAGTTCTGCAGATCGTCTTCGGCGTTGCGGGCCTGGGGATGAAACTCCGGGTAGGCCGCCACTTCCAGGTTGAAGGTGTCGCCGCTGTGCTCGCGGATGAACTCCACCAGCTCGTTGGCGTAGCGCAGCTCACCGGCCGCCCCCATGCCTGAGGGCATGTCGCCCCGCAGGGCGACGATCCGGTTGATGCCGTTTTCCTTGTACACGTCCAGCAGCTCACCGATTTCCTGTCGGGTGCCACCGACGCAGGACAGGTGCGGGGCCGTCGAGATGCCCTGC harbors:
- the metF gene encoding methylenetetrahydrofolate reductase [NAD(P)H] produces the protein MQSQKQFKRRFSFEFFPPKTDQGKDKLQTVRNQLAEVNPDFFSVTFGAGGSTRDRTIETVLNLHKQGISTAPHLSCVGGTRQEIGELLDVYKENGINRIVALRGDMPSGMGAAGELRYANELVEFIREHSGDTFNLEVAAYPEFHPQARNAEDDLQNFARKVKAGANSAITQYFFNADSYFYFIDRLEKMDVTIPVVPGIMPIVNFSSLVRFSDMCGAEIPRWIRKQLEAYGDDTNSIRKFGEEVVTEMCEKLLKAGAPGLHFYTLNQAQPSLNIWKNLGISEREKISF
- a CDS encoding amino acid ABC transporter permease produces the protein MEFQFQFDWQAAIDSIPFLLKGIPYTLLISFGGLLIGFALGIVFGLLSINKKWYLRWPATAYIEIFRGTPILVQVLFIFYGLPDLIGGPIEPLTAGIAAIALNSGAYISEVVRGGVQSIDKGQTEAGLSLGLSRTQTFWSIIWPQAFRRMIPPLGNQAIVSIKDTSLFSVIGVGELVRQGQIYIANTFTAFEVYFVVAILYLAITLSLSLILRFIERRGLASV
- a CDS encoding adenosylmethionine--8-amino-7-oxononanoate transaminase, with protein sequence MRNADLVARGLKSVWHPCTQMKDHETLPLVPIKRGQGVWLEDFENNRYIDAVSSWWVNLFGHANPRINAAIADQVSQLEHVILAGFTHEPVVNLSERLIEVTPDGLNKCFYADNGSSAVEAALKMSFHYWKNHGRPGKKNFVNLSNSYHGETLGALALGDVALYKDTYQPLLMEVLTAPSPDAFNKEAGETDEAYALRQFEAMEKLLAEKHEEICAVVVEPLIQCAGGMRMHHPIYHTKLREACDRYGVHLIADEIAVGFGRTGTLFACEQSGITPDFMCLSKGLTAGYLPLSVVLTTDNVYNAFYDDYETLKAFLHSHSYTGNPIGCAVALATLDIFRDDNVIENNRRLSACMAESVAHLADHPHVGDIRQHGMTLAVEMVKDKASKTAFPWQERRGIRVYQHSLTREALLRPLGNVVYFMPPYVINEDQIRHLAQVATEGIDIATRD
- a CDS encoding 16S rRNA (uracil(1498)-N(3))-methyltransferase, yielding MRIPRIYTDSPLSAGVTAELDDNAAQHVGRVLRMQPGQELRLFNGDGQDYPATITAAGKKHVQVDVGTPEPNPTESPLEIVLGQTLSKGDRMDYAVQKAVEMGVTRIVPLTTDRCDVKLKGDREDKRLRHWQSVAISAAEQCGRARVPEILPVMTVAQWLEHSRDCDARLVLHHRTERSLQSLNTPSRVALMIGPEGGLSADEIALAEQEGFLPVALGPRVLRTETAPVAAMALCQWLWGDIGTTD
- a CDS encoding DUF2505 domain-containing protein gives rise to the protein MELELRHPYEAGLTDVLSTFFNRDRILEKNAMLGARNVRVAELVRDEASAKLVIEREVTSSSEVPAMLASFHREWNEVRQEEHWFRKSDDEWHCEFRVRIEGVPAKIQGMMKLQGDDRACTNLVSLNVRCDLPLLGKKVAKFLAKDSRLKIEDEYAATRRLL
- a CDS encoding transporter substrate-binding domain-containing protein → MSTKWLKTIGASLALTVAAGTVSAETLRVVTDPSFVPFEMMDQETGEMIGFDMEIIAEVAERAGFEYDLNTMDFNGIIPALQTGNVDIAIAGITITEEREEIVDFSDPYYDSGLRILVRQGNEDVKEFSDLEGKKIGTKIGSTSYDYLVGNLEQDDGVTPYPGSSDMYMALMSRAIDAVFYDAPNVGYFARTKGDGKVMTVGPLYEGQQYGIALKAGSEWVDEVNAALASMKEDGTYKTIYEKWFGPMPDGM
- a CDS encoding amino acid ABC transporter ATP-binding protein; this translates as MTDIVEMKGMNKYFGNLHVLKDIDLTVAKGEVVVIIGASGSGKSTLIRCVNGLEEFESGHLKVDGHPLAPKSGNPRSLAEIRKEVGMVFQQFNLFPHLTVRKNIMLAPKKVKSTSDTVANATAERLLNRVGIGNQADKYPSQLSGGQQQRVAIARALAMEPRLMLFDEPTSALDPEMIGEVLDVMRELAKEGMTMMVVTHEMGFAREVADRVIYIHEGQIVEQGKPDDVFDNPQNERTQAFLSRVLAH